The following coding sequences are from one Candidatus Eisenbacteria bacterium window:
- the rimM gene encoding 16S rRNA processing protein RimM codes for GAALKIAADDLPLLPEGTYYHYQLIGCEVLDADGESLGRVGSILTTGSNDVLCVGEDEILIPAIRDFVAAVDLPEGKIRLGVPRSRLGMDEEPI; via the coding sequence GCGGCGCCGCCCTCAAGATCGCCGCCGATGACCTGCCCCTACTCCCCGAGGGAACCTACTATCACTACCAGTTGATCGGGTGCGAGGTGCTCGACGCGGACGGGGAGTCGCTCGGCCGGGTCGGCTCGATTCTCACGACGGGGAGCAACGATGTCTTATGCGTGGGCGAGGACGAGATCCTGATCCCGGCGATCCGGGACTTCGTCGCGGCAGTGGACCTTCCCGAGGGGAAGATCCGGCTGGGAGTCCCTCGCTCCCGGCTG